A stretch of DNA from Methanobacteriaceae archaeon:
ACCTCCCCCATCAATCCCTGCTTCTGGTATTTCACCGACCAGTTTAAGGATTATAGTGTTGAGGTTAAACCCAAAAATCTCATTGACAGCATCGGTAGCCCGGATAACACCAAAATCAGGCCCGTATGCCAGGGTGACTATGGGTGTTTCTTCTCCATGTTTTTGTACCATCTGGTCGTGTACGAATCCGCAGGTCTTCCCAGGTGCGGGGAAAGTGAACTTATGAGCGTATTTTTCCACATCCAGAACATTGAAAATGATTCCATTGGGGAATTTCTGGGTTTTCAGGTTGGGCATGGCAGCAGCCAGTTGCCATTCCACCCTCCTCTGCGATTCAGTGTAAAGGGCGTCCACCAGTTTGGTGTGTTTTTCACGGTTTCCCAGTCCCAGTATGGTGTCCATTATACCCCTTCCATTCATGAATCGGAGGTAGAATGCTTCAAAGTCTATTGCTGTGGCTATTTTCTCCAGATCATCTCGATCATAACCTTTTTCTTTGGCAAGATTAATATACCATTCTGCTTCCGGTGATCGTGCGTGATCTCCCACTGCTGCAATCCCGGGTAAGTGGAGGAGTCTGTCTTTAACTTGGGGGTTGATCATCTGGGCCAGTTCCACTGCCAGAGCACCGGCTGTGACCTGACTGTCCCCTCCTTCCAGGTAGGGATTTACATGCACATCCACGTATTCATCAACTGCAACTCGGCCCTCAGTGACTTCTCCAGGATAGTGATGGTCAACCACCACCACTTCCAGATCGTAGATTTTAACCTTTAAAAGGGCTAGTATGTCTTCCTCAGTGGAACCATTATCCAGGAGTACTATCAGTGGTAACTTCTGACCGTGACGTTCCAGGTCTTCTAAGGCGAAGCTCAGGTCTTTAACCACATCTTCAATTTCATAGAATGGTGCTTTGCTGGGAGAACGGCGGAAGTAATGCCATTCTGCATCATTGGCCGGGTTGATCTCCTGGAGTAAAGGTATAACGGCTTTTTCCACGGCTATCCCGGCGCATATACCATCAGCATCTGCATGATGACGGACCAGAATACTCCTACCGTCCATTACTGCTCTGCGGATGGACTTAGCTGCAGCAACCAATCTCGGTCTCAGTTTCTGAATGATGGGTGCTTCCTGAATTAATTCCGTGTTTTCAGGTTCAGCACGCTTGTCTATGGCTTCATCAATGATTTTTCTGGCTTCAGTGG
This window harbors:
- a CDS encoding DHH family phosphoesterase, which codes for MKKTCSHCKGRGRTVSSYKICENCHGTGVTGEVNLKNHLKGLSGGARKRFELDEEQEVPCSVCNGKGEVEVTEICPECQGKGELIQCSKCGRPIESGDYCEDCRDKHGKTPVYILHPASELRDLELGEHYKGKITRVEDYGVFVSLSKKLYGLLRLRNPPYSVGDELIVQVMEIKHNRGEVDLSPAAIKGTYELVKLKKEMPRTCIADITPKMKGQNVRLVGEVIQIQQTSGPTIFTVSDETGITWAAAFDEPGVRVYPNINIDNMVEVLGEVSLHGGKIQIESESIERLHGHEATEARKIIDEAIDKRAEPENTELIQEAPIIQKLRPRLVAAAKSIRRAVMDGRSILVRHHADADGICAGIAVEKAVIPLLQEINPANDAEWHYFRRSPSKAPFYEIEDVVKDLSFALEDLERHGQKLPLIVLLDNGSTEEDILALLKVKIYDLEVVVVDHHYPGEVTEGRVAVDEYVDVHVNPYLEGGDSQVTAGALAVELAQMINPQVKDRLLHLPGIAAVGDHARSPEAEWYINLAKEKGYDRDDLEKIATAIDFEAFYLRFMNGRGIMDTILGLGNREKHTKLVDALYTESQRRVEWQLAAAMPNLKTQKFPNGIIFNVLDVEKYAHKFTFPAPGKTCGFVHDQMVQKHGEETPIVTLAYGPDFGVIRATDAVNEIFGFNLNTIILKLVGEIPEAGIDGGGHECAGSLKFVEGLSKKVLQNFAASVAALKRP